The following proteins come from a genomic window of Salvia hispanica cultivar TCC Black 2014 chromosome 4, UniMelb_Shisp_WGS_1.0, whole genome shotgun sequence:
- the LOC125220615 gene encoding MADS-box transcription factor 51-like, producing the protein MNASGNYGNNDYPMHPEDGDDHMMVHPENEQRRKGKGRQKIEMAKIENDTNLQVTFSKRRAGVFKKASELSILCGAECALVVFSPGNKPHSFGHPSVEAVTNRFLQANGGGGGAPAPVNAAERMIMVHSEAATAQRNQELVALETRVEQAKQRRRELDGMVPPLQMENLNYEQLEQLRNSVLMYKHGVGAKFGGTTSSSVGPGGYGYGQPGLGYTVQYPAMGDNNGMAGYSYGDPSDVVPYDPATGSSNANYGGFPGNHHHYHHPGY; encoded by the exons atgaatgcATCAGGTAATTACGGAAACAACGACTACCCGATGCATCCCGAAGACGGCGACGACCACATGATGGTGCATCCCGAGAACGAGCAGCGGAGGAAGGGCAAGGGGAGACAGAAGATCGAGATGGCGAAGATCGAGAACGACACCAATCTCCAAGTCACCTTCTCGAAGCGCCGTGCAGGCGTCTTCAAGAAGGCAAGCGAGCTGAGCATACTGTGCGGCGCCGAGTGCGCCCTCGTGGTCTTCTCCCCGGGCAACAAGCCCCACTCCTTCGGCCACCCCAGCGTCGAAGCCGTCACCAACAG GTTCCTCCAAGCTAATGGCGGCGGTGGAGGGGCTCCGGCGCCAGTGAACGCAGCGGAAAGGATGATCATGGTCCACAGCGAGGCGGCCACGGCCCAGCGCAACCAGGAGCTGGTTGCGCTGGAGACGCGGGTGGAGCAGGCGAAGCAGAGGAGGAGGGAGCTGGACGGCATGGTTCCTCCGCTGCAGATGGAGAATCTCAACTACGAGCAGCTCGAGCAGCTGAGGAACTCGGTGTTGATGTACAAGCATGGGGTCGGAGCCAAGTTCGGTGGCACCACGTCATCCTCGGTGGGCCCCGGTGGTTATGGCTACGGGCAGCCGGGGTTAGGATACACGGTGCAGTATCCGGCAATGGGGGATAATAATGGTATGGCTGGCTACAGTTACGGAGATCCCTCCGATGTTGTCCCGTATGACCCTGCCACCGGCAGCTCTAACGCTAATTACGGAGGATTTCCCGGCAAccaccaccactaccaccaccctGGGTATTAG